In Pedobacter sp. W3I1, one DNA window encodes the following:
- a CDS encoding SIS domain-containing protein translates to MKSKKSIIQSAVSTLELEAAAILNVAKNINSDFEKVVSSILHGKGRVIVTGIGKSAIIAQKMVATFNSTGTPAIFMHAADAIHGDLGMIQVDDIVICLSKSGNTPEIKVLTPLLKTSGNLLIGMVGELNSFLAEQADLILNTSFEKEACPHNLAPTTSTTAQLALGDALAICLLECRDFNESDFAKYHPGGSLGKKLYLKARDLALSNEKPAIHPSAPVKDVLIEISKNRLGAVVVVDNDDKVLGIITDGDIRRMLENNNSIANLKAEDIMGRTPKSIQFDALAVDALEIIKQNNITQLLVLEQNTYFGMIHLHDLLNEGIV, encoded by the coding sequence TTGAAAAGTAAAAAATCAATAATCCAATCAGCTGTAAGCACATTAGAGCTTGAAGCAGCAGCAATATTAAATGTTGCTAAGAATATTAACAGCGATTTTGAAAAGGTCGTATCAAGCATTTTACATGGCAAAGGACGGGTAATTGTTACAGGTATAGGAAAAAGTGCAATCATTGCACAAAAAATGGTGGCTACTTTTAATTCAACCGGTACACCTGCTATTTTTATGCACGCCGCAGATGCCATTCATGGTGATCTGGGGATGATCCAGGTGGATGATATTGTAATCTGCCTCTCTAAGAGTGGAAACACGCCAGAAATAAAAGTCCTTACTCCTTTGTTAAAAACATCTGGCAATCTTCTAATCGGGATGGTTGGTGAGCTGAATTCTTTTTTAGCCGAGCAAGCCGATTTGATTTTGAATACCTCTTTCGAAAAAGAAGCTTGTCCACATAATTTGGCCCCCACTACCAGTACAACGGCACAATTGGCATTGGGCGATGCCTTAGCGATTTGTTTATTGGAATGTAGAGATTTTAACGAATCTGATTTTGCAAAATATCACCCGGGAGGGTCCTTAGGAAAAAAATTATATTTAAAAGCCCGGGACCTGGCCTTATCTAATGAAAAGCCTGCCATACATCCATCCGCCCCAGTTAAAGATGTGTTGATAGAAATTAGTAAAAACCGTTTGGGTGCTGTTGTTGTTGTTGATAACGACGATAAGGTGCTTGGCATTATTACCGATGGTGATATTAGGAGGATGTTAGAAAATAACAATTCTATTGCAAACTTAAAAGCTGAAGATATTATGGGCAGAACGCCAAAGAGCATACAATTTGATGCTTTAGCTGTTGATGCCTTAGAGATTATTAAACAAAACAATATAACGCAGTTGTTAGTTCTGGAACAAAATACTTACTTTGGCATGATCCACTTACACGATCTTTTAAATGAAGGCATTGTGTAA
- the rlmB gene encoding 23S rRNA (guanosine(2251)-2'-O)-methyltransferase RlmB: MDNFRRPQRAKENNEFVFGIRAVIEAVKAGRDIETIYQQRGLGGELFLELKALLKDTLIPLNSVPVEKLNRMSQKNHQGVIAVISPITYQNIEDIIPAVFEKGEVPLILVLDSVTDVRNMGAIARTAACVGVHAIVVPLKNAAQINADAIKTSAGALFNIPICRHANLHKTCLFLQESGLQIVACTEKTSDFIYAPDYTMPTAIVMGSEDEGISNDLLRVADHLAKIPMAGKIESLNVSVAAGVILYEAVRQRTV, encoded by the coding sequence ATGGATAATTTTAGAAGACCGCAACGAGCAAAAGAGAATAATGAGTTTGTATTCGGTATCAGGGCCGTAATAGAGGCCGTTAAAGCAGGAAGAGACATTGAAACCATTTATCAGCAACGCGGTTTGGGCGGGGAGCTTTTTCTGGAGTTAAAAGCCCTTCTAAAAGATACTTTAATTCCTTTAAATTCGGTTCCGGTGGAGAAACTGAACCGCATGTCGCAGAAAAATCATCAGGGCGTAATTGCAGTTATTTCTCCAATTACCTATCAGAATATTGAAGACATTATTCCAGCTGTTTTCGAAAAGGGCGAAGTTCCATTAATTTTGGTTTTAGATAGCGTGACCGATGTCCGCAATATGGGTGCAATAGCACGTACAGCCGCTTGTGTAGGTGTTCATGCTATAGTTGTTCCGTTAAAAAATGCGGCGCAAATTAATGCTGATGCGATTAAAACATCAGCTGGTGCATTATTTAACATTCCGATTTGCCGCCATGCCAACCTGCACAAAACCTGCTTGTTTCTACAGGAAAGTGGCCTTCAGATTGTAGCTTGTACCGAAAAAACCAGTGATTTTATTTATGCCCCAGATTATACCATGCCCACAGCAATTGTAATGGGCTCTGAAGATGAGGGGATTTCTAATGATCTTTTAAGGGTAGCCGATCATTTAGCTAAAATACCAATGGCTGGAAAAATCGAATCGTTAAATGTTTCGGTAGCTGCCGGGGTAATTTTATATGAAGCTGTTAGGCAGAGAACCGTTTAA
- the dnaB gene encoding replicative DNA helicase — MSIDNEQGGKNSMTARKSRLSNTISSQGKIPPQALDLEEAVLGALMLEKDALSAVIDVLKPEVFYNIAHQKIFEAIHILFQKSRPVDILTVTAELRTLGTLEIVGGAYYITNLTNRVASAANIEFHARIISQKYIQRELIRISTEIITNAYEDTTDIFDLLDQAEKGLFEIAQNNLRRDTQKMDDIIKQSLATLEELRTKTDGLTGVPTGFTGLDRITGGWQKQDLVIIAARPAMGKTAFVLTCARNATVDFAKPTVVFSLEMSSVQLVNRLISGEAEIEQEKIRKGNLQEWEWQQLHSKIGRLTEAPLLIDDTPALNIFEFRAKCRRLKSQYDIQLVIVDYLQLMHGKGEGKGGGNREQEIGSISRALKSVAKELDVPVLALSQLSRAVESRPGLQGKRPMLSDLRESGSIEQDADMVLFLYRPEYYGITEDEQGRSQAGIGEVIIAKHRNGETGIVPLKFIGKFVKFVDLEDDFNAPPNSFAADPSAGMYPSQDFEKQSNVIIRPSKMDDYNDDDPPF; from the coding sequence ATGAGTATCGATAATGAACAAGGCGGAAAGAACAGTATGACTGCTAGAAAAAGCAGGTTAAGTAATACCATAAGTTCACAAGGGAAAATCCCTCCTCAGGCATTAGATCTTGAGGAAGCAGTTCTTGGGGCATTGATGCTCGAAAAAGATGCACTTTCTGCTGTAATTGATGTTTTAAAACCGGAGGTTTTTTATAACATTGCCCACCAGAAAATTTTTGAAGCGATTCATATTTTATTTCAAAAATCGCGACCGGTTGATATTTTAACCGTAACGGCTGAACTGCGAACATTAGGCACTTTAGAAATAGTTGGAGGTGCTTACTACATTACCAATTTAACCAATAGGGTTGCTTCGGCAGCGAATATTGAGTTTCATGCGCGTATTATTTCTCAGAAATATATTCAGCGTGAACTGATCAGAATCTCTACCGAAATTATTACAAATGCCTACGAAGATACGACTGATATTTTTGATCTTTTAGATCAGGCAGAAAAAGGACTTTTTGAAATCGCCCAGAATAACCTGCGTAGAGATACACAGAAAATGGACGATATTATTAAACAATCATTAGCCACACTTGAAGAGCTTCGTACTAAAACTGATGGTTTAACTGGTGTGCCAACAGGTTTTACAGGATTAGACAGGATAACCGGTGGTTGGCAAAAGCAGGATTTAGTCATTATTGCTGCACGTCCGGCGATGGGTAAAACGGCGTTCGTACTAACCTGTGCGAGAAATGCCACCGTCGATTTTGCAAAACCAACAGTAGTATTCTCATTAGAGATGTCGTCAGTTCAGTTAGTTAATCGTTTAATTTCTGGAGAAGCAGAAATTGAGCAGGAAAAAATCAGAAAAGGAAATTTACAGGAATGGGAATGGCAGCAGCTACACAGTAAAATTGGCCGTTTAACTGAAGCACCTCTATTAATTGATGATACACCTGCACTGAATATTTTCGAGTTCAGGGCAAAATGCCGAAGATTAAAATCACAATACGATATTCAATTGGTAATTGTCGATTACCTGCAGTTAATGCATGGTAAAGGCGAGGGAAAAGGCGGTGGTAACCGTGAGCAGGAAATTGGTAGCATTTCGAGGGCACTAAAATCTGTTGCAAAAGAACTTGATGTTCCAGTGCTGGCACTATCACAGTTAAGTCGTGCGGTAGAGAGCAGACCAGGTTTACAAGGAAAGCGGCCGATGTTATCCGATTTACGTGAATCGGGTTCAATTGAGCAGGATGCGGATATGGTATTGTTCTTGTATCGTCCTGAGTATTATGGTATTACTGAAGACGAGCAAGGGCGATCACAGGCTGGTATTGGCGAGGTTATTATTGCAAAACACCGTAACGGTGAAACCGGAATTGTACCACTTAAATTCATAGGTAAGTTTGTGAAGTTCGTGGATCTGGAAGATGATTTTAATGCACCACCAAATTCATTTGCTGCAGATCCATCCGCTGGCATGTACCCATCTCAGGATTTTGAAAAACAAAGCAATGTGATTATCCGTCCTTCAAAAATGGATGATTATAATGATGATGATCCACCGTTTTAG
- the chrA gene encoding chromate efflux transporter encodes MQTKPIAAKKQWLFIRNVIFFTFTSFGGAQAHLALLLKYFVQSTKFISEEELLELNALAQVLPGPASTQTLVGIAWKVGKLKLAIITFLIWILPTATVMTFAAISYALLDQKQKFNDILEYIQPIALGIVAYGAWKLGKKVLSSQVSIFLAIASVIATLVLRNAYVFPLSILIGGMISSAIETPKEETELRVKLFSNINPRKLVYFIGALLLFALVGAIINRTSPFSLPIRLLENFYRNGILVFGGGQVLVPLMFTEFVEMKHYLPSSGFLSGFALQQALPGPTFSFTSYLGALSMKNFGYGLWGQILGGLIGVIGINLPGLILVLFIVPFWDDLKKISRIRHSLSGINAVSVGFIIAAFVLLLIPMGFNWVFLGIMIATFLLLNFTRVSPPVIVLAGILIGYLF; translated from the coding sequence ATGCAAACAAAACCTATAGCTGCAAAAAAACAGTGGTTATTTATTAGAAACGTAATCTTTTTTACATTTACTTCATTTGGAGGTGCACAGGCACACCTGGCGCTGCTGCTTAAATACTTTGTTCAGAGCACTAAATTTATCTCTGAAGAAGAACTTTTAGAGTTAAATGCACTGGCGCAGGTACTCCCTGGACCAGCATCTACCCAAACACTGGTTGGGATAGCCTGGAAAGTTGGCAAACTTAAACTGGCCATTATTACTTTCCTGATCTGGATTTTACCTACAGCAACTGTAATGACCTTTGCGGCAATCAGTTATGCTTTGCTCGATCAGAAACAAAAGTTTAATGACATTTTAGAATATATCCAACCAATTGCACTCGGTATTGTAGCTTACGGGGCATGGAAACTTGGTAAAAAAGTATTATCCTCGCAGGTTTCCATATTTCTGGCCATTGCCTCAGTTATTGCTACATTAGTTTTAAGAAATGCCTATGTGTTTCCATTATCAATATTGATAGGCGGAATGATCTCTTCAGCCATAGAAACACCAAAAGAAGAGACAGAATTAAGGGTTAAACTTTTTTCGAATATCAACCCACGGAAACTGGTTTATTTTATTGGTGCATTACTGCTGTTTGCTTTAGTAGGGGCGATCATCAACAGGACATCGCCTTTTAGTCTACCCATTCGTTTACTCGAAAACTTTTACCGTAACGGGATATTGGTTTTTGGAGGTGGGCAAGTACTTGTTCCCTTAATGTTTACGGAATTTGTAGAGATGAAGCACTATTTGCCTTCATCAGGATTTTTATCTGGTTTTGCATTACAGCAAGCACTACCTGGCCCAACATTTTCTTTTACCAGCTATTTAGGCGCATTAAGTATGAAGAATTTTGGATACGGATTATGGGGCCAAATTTTAGGAGGACTAATCGGGGTGATCGGCATCAACTTACCGGGACTAATCCTCGTTTTATTTATTGTACCATTTTGGGATGATTTAAAAAAGATCTCTCGAATCCGTCATAGCCTTTCCGGAATCAATGCCGTTAGCGTTGGTTTTATTATTGCTGCTTTTGTGCTCCTTTTAATACCAATGGGCTTTAACTGGGTATTTTTAGGAATTATGATCGCTACCTTTCTGTTGCTTAATTTCACCAGGGTAAGTCCGCCAGTTATTGTATTGGCGGGGATATTGATTGGGTATTTATTTTAG
- a CDS encoding tetratricopeptide repeat protein produces MSSTRLIKLLEFLESDPNDPFILYALATEYNAQNDKEKAYSFYLQLTDKHPDYVGTYYHLGKLLEKDDQKEKAIAIYQKGMQVARNKRDMHAFSELQGAYNTAAGLDYDED; encoded by the coding sequence ATGTCATCAACCCGTTTAATCAAGTTATTAGAATTTTTAGAAAGTGATCCCAACGATCCTTTTATACTATATGCCTTAGCCACAGAGTATAACGCACAAAATGATAAGGAAAAGGCTTATTCTTTTTACCTTCAATTAACGGATAAACATCCCGATTATGTTGGCACCTATTACCATTTGGGTAAATTATTGGAAAAAGACGATCAAAAAGAAAAGGCAATCGCCATTTATCAGAAGGGAATGCAGGTAGCACGCAACAAAAGAGACATGCATGCTTTTTCTGAATTACAGGGTGCATATAATACGGCGGCTGGATTAGATTATGACGAGGATTAG
- a CDS encoding electron transfer flavoprotein subunit beta/FixA family protein — translation MKILVCISNVPDTTTKITFTNDNTEFNTAGVQYIVNPYDEIALSRAIELTEGGKGTVTVINVGEAGNDPTIRKALAIGADDAVRVNAAPRDAYFVAKQIAEYAKDKDFNLILTGRESIDYNGNQVAAMVGEFLDIPSVSIIKKLDVDGDTATIEREIEGGKEVLTVSGKFVASCAEGVAEPKIPNMRGIMSARTKPLVVVDAVAIEEVTKVTKYETPAPRGTVKLIPADQTEQLISLLHSEAKVI, via the coding sequence ATGAAAATATTAGTTTGTATCAGTAATGTGCCAGACACAACGACAAAAATAACTTTTACTAATGATAATACCGAATTCAATACGGCGGGAGTGCAATATATTGTTAATCCGTATGATGAAATCGCTTTATCACGGGCAATTGAGTTAACCGAAGGTGGTAAAGGAACGGTAACGGTTATTAATGTAGGCGAAGCAGGTAACGACCCGACCATTAGAAAAGCGCTTGCAATTGGTGCAGATGATGCCGTTAGGGTGAATGCGGCACCGAGAGATGCTTATTTCGTGGCAAAACAGATTGCAGAATATGCAAAAGATAAAGATTTTAATCTAATTTTAACTGGTCGCGAGTCTATCGATTACAACGGTAACCAGGTTGCCGCTATGGTTGGCGAATTTTTAGATATCCCTTCAGTATCTATTATCAAAAAATTAGATGTTGATGGTGATACAGCAACAATTGAACGAGAAATTGAAGGTGGTAAAGAAGTGTTAACGGTTTCCGGTAAATTTGTAGCCAGTTGTGCTGAAGGCGTAGCAGAGCCAAAAATCCCGAATATGCGCGGTATCATGAGCGCCAGAACAAAACCATTGGTTGTGGTAGATGCTGTTGCTATTGAAGAAGTAACCAAAGTAACCAAATACGAAACCCCTGCTCCTCGTGGAACGGTAAAGTTAATTCCAGCCGATCAAACAGAACAGTTGATCAGCTTGTTACATAGCGAAGCCAAAGTAATTTAG
- a CDS encoding electron transfer flavoprotein subunit alpha/FixB family protein, translating into MSVLVYVEQAEGKFKKSVFEAVSYAKAIADQQSTNLTAISIGDVADSELKELGKYGASKVLNVNTDQLKTFVNQAYASVIAAAAEKEGADIVVLSNSFSGKGLAPRIAVKLKAGLADGAVELPSTDGKFSVKKTAFSGKAFAITELTSANKVIALNPNAFGVKENVADAAIETFAADIKQSDLGTVIKEIVRATDKVSLPDAELVVSAGRGLKGPENWGMIEELAGLLGAATACSKPVSDADWRPHSEHVGQTGIAISPNLYIAIGISGAIQHLAGVSSSKVIVVINKDPEAPFFKVADYGIVGDAFEVVPKLIEALKAHKG; encoded by the coding sequence ATGTCAGTATTAGTATATGTAGAACAAGCTGAGGGAAAATTTAAGAAATCTGTATTTGAAGCCGTATCTTATGCCAAAGCCATTGCCGATCAACAATCAACTAATTTAACCGCAATTTCTATAGGCGATGTGGCCGACAGCGAATTAAAGGAATTAGGTAAATACGGCGCATCAAAAGTATTAAATGTAAATACCGATCAATTAAAAACCTTTGTAAATCAGGCTTATGCGAGCGTTATTGCTGCAGCGGCAGAAAAAGAAGGTGCCGATATTGTTGTTCTGTCTAACTCTTTCTCTGGTAAAGGTTTAGCGCCGCGTATTGCAGTAAAGCTTAAAGCTGGTTTAGCTGACGGTGCTGTAGAATTACCAAGCACTGATGGCAAATTTTCGGTTAAGAAAACTGCCTTCTCTGGTAAAGCATTCGCCATTACCGAATTAACATCGGCCAATAAAGTAATTGCCTTAAACCCAAATGCATTTGGTGTTAAAGAAAATGTTGCAGATGCGGCAATAGAAACCTTCGCAGCCGATATTAAACAATCAGACCTGGGTACTGTTATTAAGGAGATTGTTAGGGCAACTGATAAAGTTTCGTTACCGGATGCAGAATTAGTAGTTTCGGCCGGCAGAGGTTTAAAAGGACCAGAAAATTGGGGAATGATCGAAGAATTAGCTGGCTTATTAGGAGCAGCTACAGCATGTTCTAAACCAGTATCGGATGCAGACTGGAGGCCACACTCAGAACACGTTGGTCAAACTGGTATTGCCATTAGTCCTAACCTTTATATTGCTATCGGTATTTCTGGCGCTATCCAGCATTTGGCTGGTGTGAGCTCATCAAAAGTGATTGTTGTAATTAACAAAGATCCGGAAGCTCCATTCTTTAAAGTGGCCGATTATGGTATTGTTGGCGATGCTTTTGAGGTTGTGCCAAAATTAATTGAAGCATTAAAAGCACATAAAGGATAA
- a CDS encoding bifunctional nuclease family protein, with translation MKKVKLDIVGLSYSQTQSGAYALVLGEVNGRRRLPIIIGAFEAQAIAIEIEKMTPSRPLTHDLFKSMADTFHINIQEIIIYNLVDGVFYAKLICSDGKNTHEVDARTSDAIALAVRFNAMIYTYEFILASAGIVIEGNDFLFLENMDSIAKEPEADSVPTSTSQQGFGDLTLEELQQKLQEAIAEEAYEKAARLRDELNKRGTS, from the coding sequence ATGAAAAAAGTTAAATTAGATATTGTAGGTTTATCTTACAGCCAGACTCAATCTGGTGCTTATGCCCTTGTTTTAGGAGAAGTAAATGGACGCCGACGCTTACCGATTATTATTGGTGCATTTGAAGCGCAGGCCATTGCCATAGAAATTGAGAAAATGACTCCTAGTAGGCCATTAACACATGATTTATTCAAATCAATGGCTGATACTTTTCATATCAATATTCAGGAAATTATTATTTACAATCTGGTGGATGGTGTTTTTTATGCCAAGCTGATCTGCAGCGATGGTAAAAATACACATGAAGTTGACGCCCGGACATCTGATGCTATTGCTTTAGCGGTTCGGTTTAATGCCATGATTTATACTTATGAGTTTATTTTGGCTTCTGCAGGAATTGTGATAGAAGGTAATGACTTTCTTTTTCTCGAAAATATGGATTCTATTGCAAAAGAGCCAGAAGCCGATAGTGTACCAACATCAACCAGCCAACAGGGCTTTGGTGATTTAACATTAGAAGAACTTCAACAAAAATTACAGGAAGCTATTGCTGAAGAGGCCTATGAAAAGGCCGCGCGGTTAAGAGATGAGCTTAACAAACGGGGAACCTCTTAA
- a CDS encoding nucleoside permease has protein sequence MNVKFRLTIMSFMQFFVWAAWLITIANYWFGTKQWDGADFGVIFSTMGIASLFMPTITGILADKWINAEKLYAILHILYAATMFYLPQVESPHSFFWVMLVAMCFYMPTIALSNSISYTTLKNGNFDVVKDFPPIRVWGTVGFIVAMWITNLTGNKASANQFYIAGISALLLGVYSFTLPACKPLNLISEKKTFAQKLGLESFRLFADYKMALFFIFSMFLGAALQLTNAYGDVFLDEFKLFPVFAESFVIRYSTIILSISQISETLFILAIPFFLKRFGIKWVIAIAMFAWVLRFGLFAFGDPSTNLWMIITSCIVYGMAFDFFNISGSLFVETSTTPKTRSSAQGLFMMMTNGFGAVFGSLVSGWMINKYFTTYYSSIDSLSKYVKSEADNKHLLQFLKNKGISVLENGNLSRALDVKDWHNIWLSFTIYVLVIAIVFVIIFKHKHTRAEVEAINHL, from the coding sequence ATGAACGTTAAGTTTCGCTTAACTATAATGAGTTTCATGCAATTCTTTGTATGGGCTGCCTGGTTGATTACGATTGCAAATTATTGGTTCGGAACCAAACAATGGGACGGCGCAGATTTTGGGGTAATTTTCTCTACAATGGGCATTGCATCGCTATTTATGCCAACTATAACAGGTATTCTTGCTGATAAATGGATCAATGCAGAAAAGTTATATGCTATTTTACATATCCTTTATGCTGCTACGATGTTTTATTTGCCCCAGGTAGAAAGTCCGCATAGTTTTTTTTGGGTAATGCTGGTAGCCATGTGCTTTTATATGCCAACCATAGCATTAAGTAATTCTATTAGTTACACAACTTTAAAGAATGGCAATTTCGATGTGGTGAAAGATTTCCCACCCATCCGCGTTTGGGGAACCGTAGGGTTTATTGTAGCCATGTGGATTACCAACTTAACAGGCAATAAAGCAAGTGCAAATCAGTTTTACATTGCAGGTATCAGTGCCTTATTATTAGGTGTATATTCTTTTACACTCCCGGCATGTAAGCCTTTGAATTTAATCAGTGAGAAAAAAACATTTGCACAAAAACTTGGCTTAGAATCATTCAGGCTGTTTGCTGATTATAAAATGGCTCTATTTTTCATCTTTTCTATGTTTTTAGGGGCAGCATTACAATTAACAAATGCTTATGGTGATGTTTTTTTAGATGAATTTAAATTATTCCCGGTTTTTGCCGAATCTTTTGTAATCCGCTATTCTACTATCATTTTATCCATTTCTCAAATATCAGAAACGCTGTTTATTTTGGCTATTCCATTCTTTTTGAAACGGTTTGGGATTAAATGGGTAATTGCAATTGCCATGTTTGCCTGGGTATTGCGTTTCGGCTTATTTGCTTTTGGCGATCCCTCTACCAATTTATGGATGATCATCACCTCTTGTATTGTATACGGTATGGCATTCGATTTCTTTAATATTTCGGGATCACTGTTTGTAGAAACTTCAACTACTCCAAAAACGCGTTCATCAGCCCAGGGTTTATTTATGATGATGACTAATGGTTTCGGAGCGGTGTTTGGAAGTTTAGTATCAGGCTGGATGATTAATAAATATTTTACTACCTATTATAGCAGTATCGATTCGTTATCTAAATATGTAAAGAGCGAAGCCGATAATAAACATTTGCTTCAATTTTTGAAAAACAAAGGAATTAGTGTATTAGAGAATGGAAATTTAAGTAGGGCATTAGATGTAAAAGACTGGCACAATATCTGGCTATCTTTCACCATCTATGTTTTAGTTATTGCGATAGTTTTTGTAATCATATTTAAACACAAACATACCCGAGCAGAAGTAGAAGCCATTAACCATTTATAA
- a CDS encoding DUF3667 domain-containing protein, translated as MSAGKYRKEHNCLNCGAHVEKHYCSDCGQPNLELKESFWAFISHSIAHYFHFDNKFFQTLSPLLTKPGQVTLDYLAGKRARYINPVSMYIFVSIVYFLVVYSPKHVEKNAHESIKVEREKDENVTDSVNKALMLPGVPKAIANRTAKSLNKVIKTKDFKRLGFADQEAELKRLEVENTSLKSDSINDLIEDFNDIHIERNDSTYAAYLVRQKKLPLIEQDNWYERMIKKRAINIGEKSEVIQETLEHNRPKQYFLLMPLLALFIMWNFRKNHIYYLNHLIFAIHGMTAYFIVQIFTDPLIKHVFGKGTIVTNIIELGVVVWICWYMYNALKVFYQRKRWSIIFKMFWIIVMYWIAFNVSEVIMVNLIYYVAT; from the coding sequence ATGTCAGCTGGTAAGTACAGAAAAGAACACAACTGCCTAAACTGTGGCGCTCATGTTGAGAAACATTATTGTAGCGACTGCGGTCAACCAAATTTAGAATTAAAAGAAAGTTTCTGGGCTTTTATCAGTCATAGTATTGCACATTACTTTCATTTCGACAATAAATTTTTTCAAACCCTCTCTCCTCTTTTAACAAAACCTGGTCAGGTTACACTCGATTACTTAGCTGGCAAAAGAGCCAGGTATATCAATCCGGTGAGCATGTACATCTTCGTGTCTATTGTATACTTTTTGGTGGTGTATTCGCCAAAACATGTAGAAAAAAACGCTCATGAATCAATTAAGGTTGAAAGAGAAAAAGATGAAAATGTTACGGATAGTGTTAACAAAGCACTTATGCTTCCAGGAGTACCTAAAGCTATTGCAAATAGAACTGCAAAATCGCTGAATAAGGTCATAAAAACAAAAGACTTTAAAAGGCTTGGTTTTGCAGATCAGGAAGCAGAATTAAAAAGGCTTGAAGTAGAAAATACTTCACTTAAATCAGATTCAATTAATGACCTTATAGAAGATTTTAATGACATCCATATTGAAAGAAACGACAGTACTTATGCTGCTTACCTGGTAAGACAAAAGAAATTACCACTTATTGAGCAGGATAATTGGTATGAGCGCATGATTAAAAAAAGAGCGATTAATATTGGCGAAAAATCTGAAGTCATTCAAGAGACACTGGAACACAACAGACCAAAACAATACTTTTTGTTAATGCCTTTATTGGCGCTTTTTATTATGTGGAATTTCAGGAAAAATCATATTTATTATTTAAATCACCTGATTTTTGCCATCCATGGCATGACTGCCTATTTTATTGTTCAAATTTTTACCGATCCATTAATTAAACATGTTTTTGGTAAGGGTACCATTGTTACCAATATTATTGAACTTGGCGTTGTAGTTTGGATCTGCTGGTATATGTATAATGCTTTAAAAGTATTTTACCAGCGGAAACGCTGGAGCATTATTTTTAAAATGTTTTGGATCATCGTAATGTATTGGATAGCTTTTAATGTATCAGAAGTGATCATGGTAAACCTGATTTATTACGTGGCTACTTAA